A genomic stretch from Plasmodium malariae genome assembly, contig: PmUG01_00_24, whole genome shotgun sequence includes:
- the PmUG01_00045700 gene encoding fam-l protein has translation MEKKIKSQLFIKIPKFTLLSWICYIYIYMSTFNKYLDENYIYSRKIHGTAYRILSKYKQDKYSNALVLKEEMTNNGMKKKKDISNHMEGYTEKRKHANGSPSEFKGNCKSYMKKNKCMFETKKYSHFEKKIFKEMDFMDFLKNNKIISNKFYRKIIRKKCVLQFVLPLLMFFLLSVLPIVDLSWVLADGKNGLWDAIGFSNILKQWGEEGGWLKNVYDSLKDVKGFWTSIGDSSETISELNVLGRLFRILIYGLPFLILGITFISRIVYYHKKVKKYERIKFRQR, from the exons atggaaaaaaaaataaagtcacaattatttattaaaattccTAAGTTTACCCTTTTAAGTTggatatgttatatttacatCTATATG agtacatttaataaatacttggatgaaaattacatttatagTAGAAAAATTCATGGAACAGCATATCGTATACtgtcaaaatataaacaggataaatattcaaatgcCTTAGTTTTAAAAGAGGAAATGACAAATAATggaatgaagaaaaaaaaagatatatctaATCATATGGAAGGATACactgaaaaaagaaaacatgcAAATGGAAGTCCATCAGAATTTAAAGGAAACTGTAAatcatatatgaaaaaaaacaagtgtatgtttgaaacaaaaaaatattcccactttgaaaaaaaaatattcaaagaaatGGATTTTAtggattttcttaaaaacaacAAGATAATTAGTAATAAGttttacagaaaaataatacgtaaaaaatgCGTACTACAATTTGTTTTACctttattaatgttttttttgttatcagTACTGCCCATAGTAGATTTATCGTGGGTTTTGGCAGATGGAAAAAATGGGTTGTGGGATGCAATAGGATTTTCGAATATTTTGAAACAATGGGGAGAAGAAGGTGGGTGGTTGAAGAATGTTTATGATTCGCTGAAAGATGTAAAAGGGTTTTGGACATCCATTGGAGATTCTTCTGAAACTATCAGTGAATTGAATGTATTAGGAAGATTATTTAGAATCCTAATATATGGCTTACCGTTTTTAATATTAGgtataacatttatatcaAGGATtgtttattatcataaaaaagttaaaaaatatgaaagaatAAAGTTCAGACAAAGATAA
- the PmUG01_00045600 gene encoding fam-m protein produces the protein MFLLGIKSYRLLEKYKHDKDSNKLCLKERFPNTEIDKQKDITYNEKVTKRKNKQSNKSLLNKSQYYTEYIDYNNGIFDGKHFHFEKKWIKKKNYDDFLDKKRRICDILLKKIKFRSYGLAAFIFFLFMLIGIGLPILCGLGYMEKEIKIPFSSQSLYNAVKSIMETLSPEKHSYLIMFSLIIIILSVIIIIALPKILRNNEKYKKIKLMRE, from the exons atgtttttat TAGGTATAAAAAGTTATAgattattagaaaaatataaacatgaCAAAGATTCAAATAAACTCTGTTTAAAAGAAAGATTCCCAAATACTGAAATTGACAAACAGAAAGACATAacttataatgaaaaagtaacgaaaagaaaaaataaacaatcaaataaaagtttattaaataagtcGCAGTACTATACAGAATAtatagattataataatggaatttttgatggaaaacacttccattttgaaaaaaaatggattaaaaaaaaaaactatgaTGATTTTCTTGATAAGAAGAGGAGAATTtgtgatatattattaaaaaaaataaaatttaggaGTTACGGATTGGCagcttttatattttttctttttatgttGATCGGAATAGGATTGCCAATATTATGTGGATTAGGatatatggaaaaagaaataaaaattcccTTTAGTTCTCAATCATTGTATAATGCGGTCAAATCGATTATGGAAACTCTTTCTCCGGAAAAACATTCTTATCTAATAATGTTCTCActaattatcattatattatctgttataattataatagctCTTCCTAAGAtcttaagaaataatgaaaaatacaaGAAAATTAAGTTGATGAGAGAGTAA